The following DNA comes from Musa acuminata AAA Group cultivar baxijiao chromosome BXJ1-4, Cavendish_Baxijiao_AAA, whole genome shotgun sequence.
TAAAATTAATTGCTCCTTGGAAATTCATAGTGTGCTATGAAATCTGTTGCTCTGTTTTGTCAATTCCTACATTTTGTGATTCAAAATCCATTGTTGTACTTGTTGTTACATTGCCATGTGAACCATGCATCGTCTTGTGTGATGTGACGACAGCTTAGATCAAAAGTAGGGGATGATTTAAGAGGCACATCATAATGACTTTGCAAAATCAAGAAGTAAGGTTGAGTTTTTGGTGATTGGAAACATTTCTGTAAGTAACAAAGGACTGAAGTTGATTGCTTTAAACGATCAATCGTGAATGGCATGGCATTGGGATAAATTGTGAGAAACATGGCATGTTTACAATACCAAACATTATGTTTTGGAGATCACAAACTTGTCAGCTTGTTGGAAATTTTGGTACTTCCACTATTATAATTCTTCAACaactataaatatttattatagggAAGTATTTTGTTCGGACTTGGTATCTTCTTAAAAGTTAAAACCTCTAATCTACTTACAATCATTATTATTGAACAGAATCCATTCTATTCAATTTTGTTTTCTAACTATATATTCGGATGAAATGAAATTTTCTTATGATTTTCAATTTATGATGGGAAagtgtttaatttttttaaaaaaaatgtttttatATATGATTTATGTGAAAATAATCTCATTAACACGATATCAAGACAAACTCATGAAAGTATCGTTTATCACATAAGCGTATCATAGATTGTGATATTAAGATTTAAaatgatttattatattataagtgTGATCGATGTTAAAGTTGGTATATGTTATTTATTCATGTGGCTATGGATAAAACTAACTAAACCTAACACTTTATGATATCGCTTTGCACTCTATTCAACATTCGAAGGATTCAAATTAGATCATATTGTATCTCTCTTGTCTTTGATCGGAGATTTATCTATAAAACAAACAAAGGAGTGTTGGAGATTGATTGATAAATCCTTTATGATGCTAATGTCAGAGGGACATTGCATTATAATGTAAgtttaaaaagtttaaaataaagaaaaatagagATATTCATATTAAAGTTTTTCCTATTTATCCTTTTTCATATATTCATCCCATTGCAATGGGAGGGTTttccttttataagaaaaaaagagaGCCTCCATGATGGGTATAATGGGTATTATAGAGGATATCCAAGTGAATAAAGAGGAGAAAGCTCTCTTGCCATAGATTGAGGACTCTTGATCATGTGAATTTACATATCTTTACATGTGATAGCAATAACATCTTTCGTGATAACAACCGCAATAAACAGTCAAGATCTCTCATGATAACAACCTCAACAATAGTCAAGATCTCTCTAATTACATGATAAGATATTATaattctgttaaggaaaatccttttctgttgagaaaaattctcgCTTCGTATAAATATGGAGTATTGTGTATTGTTTTAAACAATACaatctttttctttctatttcatttctatcaacatggactatatatatatattaattttgtgaagaaaaataaaaatgatgagcCATTTAAACTGAGAAAACAGTGGGTGTTGGTGTGGATGCATCATCCCTGTAGTCACTGGATTTAGACATCATCTCTACGTGTTTGTATTCCAAACAGAAATGGCATCGACTGAAAACTTTCCCAGCCACCTTTGTTAATACCATTGTCTCATCAGAAGTTGCCTACGATCCCACCACTGCCTAATAAACAATCCTTATCACCACCAGATTACATCACCAAACACAGGGACTCATCACAATCTATATCACATATCACATGGATGATGGATGCATGATCATTATAGAAGAAGATGAATCAACTCTCCTTAGCCTTTGTAATGCCAACCATCTCACCTATGGATTCTCGGTGGCAACCACATCTCGGTGCTCATACTACACGCAAATCTAGAAGCCGCAAACCATTCTTGGCTGTCAGTGGCCCTACGGAAACCACGATCCAAACTCGAGTTACATGGTGGATTCTGTGGAAGCATGCATGAAACATCCATTCCATGTACGTCCCGTGCCGTTCATGACCACGAGAACTCCACCACCCCAACTTTGAGTTAATGCCGCTCGCAGTCAAAATTTGAGGTCTGCTGTCTTAACGAAGCCTCCTACCCCAACCAGTGCACGACCAACACATTTGCGATTGGAATTTGGTCTCACGCATGGCTGTAAAGTCTCTAATCAAAAGCTACACTTCGTGGAAAATGGGAGTCAACAAAGAGAGGAGTGATGTCGTTTTCTTTGGTTTCCCCACTACGGAAGTGCTGGTGGTTTCGCATGGCGTCCAAATCAGGGGGTGATCAATGGTGggattcctcctcctcctgttgaCCCAACGAGTGCCCTATATATATGAACGAGAACGCCATGCATGCAGTCACAAGAAAGGTTTGGGTTTtggagagaggaagaagatgatcTCCAAGTCGAGTCTGTACCATGTGGTTGAGGCCATGGCGCCGCTGTACGTGGCCATGGGCCTCGGCTACGCGTCCGTCCGGTTCCGAGCATTCACGCCGGAGCAGTGCGCGGGAATCAACCACTTCGTCGCCCTCTTCGCCATGCCGCTGCTCATCTTCCGCATGATCTCCTCCAACGACCCCTACGCCATGAACCTGCGCTTCATCGCCGCCGACACCATCCAGAAGGCGGCCATCCTCGCGGCGCTCGCCCTGTGGGCGCGCCTCAGCGCCCGGGGCTCGCTCGCCTGGGTCGTCACCCTCTTCTCCCTCGCCACCCTGCCCAACACCATCATCATGGGCGTGCCCATCCTCCGCGGCATGTACGGCTCCATGTCCGGAACCCTCATGGTCCAGATCGTCGTCCTCCAGTTCGCCTTCTGGTACGTCCTCGTCGTGTTCCTGTTCGAGTACATGGCCGCGCAGCGCGCCCTGGTCGCCAAGCAGCAGCAGGCCGCCGCCCCCGCCGCCGTCGTCCTGACCGTCCTCGATGGCGACCAGCAGATCAACGCGTCCGCAGTCGTGCCGGTCACCGAGGGAGATCGCGATGCAGACACGAACACTGAAGCGGCAATGCCGCTACCtccagcagaagcagaagcagcgaTGGCTGCGCCATCGGCGAAGCTAATTCTACTGATGGCCGCGAAGAAGATCCTAAAGATTCCGAGCATACACGCAAGCATGCTCGGCCTCGTGTGGTCTTTCATCGCATACAGGTCTCGAAACAAACACTTGCTGCTTTCGTCTCCTCCATATATTAGCGGTAACTCTTACTACGTCTTCTGCAACATATGGCAGGGAAGGCATCAAGCTGCCAACCATCATCGACGACTCAGTGGCGATCATCTCTGTCTCGGCAACGGGGTTGGCCACGTTCAGCGTAGGTAAGCATTCACTAGCATAAGCAATAATGCTTACGGAAGACCGTCATCAACCTATAAAAGAATGATGAATCCACCCACGTATACCTACCTGCAGGTACTTTCATGGCACAACAAAGCCGGTTCATTTCATGTGGCTATTCTGTTGCGAGCTTAGCCATGGCGATGAGGTTCCTGGTAGGACCTGCTGTCATGGCCGCTTCATCGCTCGCCGTAGGGCTGCATGGTGATCTCTTACATGTAGGGATTGTCCAGGTCAGTGATGTTGTTCTATAAGCAGTTCTATTTTCCTTTTACTGAAGATTAAGTTGAGGTGTTCCAAACCTTATTCCATAAATTTATACTTAGTATgatgatatttatatataatttacctTTGAGAAAATTTAGAAAAAAGAATTTTACAAGTtgtttccctctttttttttttgtttcttggatttAATGGTTATGCCAATAGGGGGGATGATCAGCTATTTCTTTCTTTTGACCTACATGTAGTCAGTCAATCCtacaagaaaaagagagggaggaCTAAGTTATTAGTTTAATGCTTGGATTCTTAGTGGGATACTTAAATGAGTCTCTCGTCTAGTCTAACTTGGTGTGTTGGATTCAACATCGCAGGCTGCTCTTCCTCTGGCTGTAATATCGTTTGTTTATGCAAAAGAATATAATGTGCATCCGGAGATCATGAGCACAGGGTATGGACCCTTTTTTAACTTACTAACTTCGTGATATTGTATATTTGATAGATTACATACATGATCATCACCTAATTAGTCTTTGATCGTATTGCAGGGTCATCGTTGGCACATTTGCATCCTTTCCCATCACAATCATCTATTACATATTACTAGGATTGTAGAAAGGTAAATACATAATATATAGATGAAACGAATGGCAGAATTCATATCGTAAAGAAGGAAAGATTTGTCTAATTAGTTTACTTCATCGTTTGCAGGTGAGGGAGTTTTCTGGTAGAAAGACTCGAGAACGATGATGATCATCATCCCCCATTGATTGATTACacatgaaatgtttcatgaagaaAGAagattattgttttttttttgtttttctaagaAGAAGATTTAGGGAAAAGAATGTTATTTGATAGTAATGGGTTATACAGATTATTGTTTGGTCATGAGAAATACTACACTTATCTGAATGAAAAAGGAAGGAATGTGTGATTGattgtaacaaaaaaaaaacccacTGATGAACATCTAAGATAATAATACTAAACCGATTCATCACATAATAATAGGCATAAAGTAAATTTGATAGAAAGAGTTGACTTGTGACCGAACTATCATCAACAACACCAAGAACAATTATAGCTGAATTTTGCGTGAAATTAAGTTGAAATCAAGcgatttgatgatgatgatgacgatgatccaTGCTGGACCTAAAGAGATGTTTGTGGGATGAATTAAATCAACAACACCAAgaacaattgttggtcttcagtgATAccgatcataaaaaataaataaataaataaatattattggaGCAATGAATCTTCCATTACTATCTGCTGCTGCAACTCTATTTTATGAAGCAGCAGCTTTCTACTGTCCAAATCAATCTTGCATCACCAGAAGTTGACTCTATGTATTATTGGTTTATGAAACCTTACTTACGTGTCCAATGCTTCACATTAATAAACAAGACTAGTTGAATTATGTTTCTCGTTTTAAATCCAGAAAAAAAGTGCTTCTGAGTAATCTATAATCAGATCCACGTCCATTGTGTACATATATAATTTAAGCTTCCACCAGTCCAAACACTAAAATCTTGCATGTATGTCATGATGGGTGCTTCATGTTAGGTATAGTCAGTAAAACGTTAATGAAAACTCTAATTTTATATTAATACCTTTTAGAAGCATTTATGATATAAAAAATGTATATATTAGACATATTTTAGGCATTACATATTCTATACATTtatttaacttatatatatatatattatattatattatataaccaCTTCTAAATATAATTACTATTAATAAATACATTTAAGTTAAATAAATGTATAGAATATGTAATACCTAAATATAATTAGTATTCATATGTATGcatatgaaagaaagaaagaaagaaagaaagaaagaaaagaaattagtACTTGCGATGTTAAAATTTTGTCCGTGCAATCATTATTATTGAGTCCGAGAGAATAGATTTGTTGAAAACCGAGAATTATTCTATTATTCTATTATTCTTTCTGTTCTCCATTACTGTACTTTGTCTCTGGCAAGAAGAGTACAACAAAAAGGAGCTATCACATGTAATGATGTTTATCTAATCATTAAGATTCTTCCTTTGGTTCATGGAAACAATGCTGATTACAACAGTCCCTCGTCTTGGTGGTGGTGCAAACAACTCCGTATAGGATATGCAGATTTGCCCGACCATAGTAATAAATCTATTATTGACTGACTGCCTAACTACTCATAACGTTAGTGACTGCCcttttatgatttctttttttgttttcggCATAAGGAGATTATGAAACATCAACAACAGGTCAGTAAATTGGAGTCATTTTGAATTGCTGCACAAGCGAAAGCAGTAaatccaactctctctctctctctctctctctctctctctctctctaatcaaGCAATTATGCAACACCATATTACAACATTGCTGTAGAGAAAGGGAGTCGCTACACGTAATTTATGCCTTCACCTCTTTGGACACTCAGCAACACTTCATCACCACCACTCTATAGAGGGAGAGGCATCGATTCAACCACTCCATTACAGCAGCAAAAAACAAATGTGGATATCACTCTTTCtttatgtctctctctctctctctcttctaagcAAGAAGATTACTTATTCTGTACATATAAGATTTCCACTGAATTGGCCTGATAGATGCTACTCCGTCATCATATAATACAACATTTTTCTTACAATATGTATGTGATTTCCGCCTACAAGCTGTCTGATTCAGGTTTCGGATTCAGGAACATGGCTAGGACGGAGACAGAGATCAAACCTTTTGATTCATGTTTCAGATGCTCCCAGCTGTTTGTTGAATTGACACGGCTTCAACGATCTCCGAGTTCTGCTCGGTCATCCCCACTTGGATCAATCTGGCAGTCCACCACCACCGGCACACAGCTTCCTTCCCAGTCGATCACCTCCACGCACTGGCCATTGTTGTCGCAGTGTACACCAGCAGGGCTGCACTTCTTGAGGAGGGGGAACCCGCCGCGCACTTCCGCGTCGATCTTCCCTCTGAGATCCGCCAGCAGGTCTCGCAGCCTGACCACCTCCGCCTCCAGCGCCGCCTGCCCCTGCAGCCGTCGCAGGAGTTGCTGATTCAGGAGGCGCAGCTTCTTGACTTCCTCCTCCAAGAAGGCGGCGTGGGCCTTCTTCTTCTCTCGGTACTTGCGCACCGCCTCCCTGTTCCCCAGCGGCCTGCGGCGGGACTTGTTCGGCTCCTCTTCGCCCGGCCCCTCCTCCTCGCCCGTCGCGAACACCTGGGTGTGGGTGTGGTAGCATGTGTGGGTGTGCGCGGCGGCGGCCGGGCCCGGGGGGTTGCATGTGTGGGTGTGGGTGCATGTGGTGGTCCTTCGCAAGAACTCGTCGAAGCTCTGGGTCATTTCCGGGTTCGGCAGGAGCAAGTGGCTCGAGAGGTCCACTTCCCCGTCATCCATGCTTGCTGCAACCAGACAATTCCCCGGCAACACTCCAATCCTATATATGAATCAGGGAAACACCGCTGCTGCAATCGGATCCGACTGAGATGATTTACTCAGGCCCGTCTACATGAATCCAAGAAGAACAGGCGCAGAAATCGAGCGAACAACAAAGATCGCACAGAACCCTAAATCAAGAAGACGACGATCCCCATTCCAGAAACACGAACGGAAAGACGGCACCTTTGATGCGAGATTGTAGTACCGACCCAAGGAGCCGAGGAAAAGCGACAAAATCCGACCGTGGCGCAGAAATCCAAAGGCCCGGTCGGGGCTTGGGGATCGGGAGCCGATATCAGGCGAAGGGAGACGACCTCCAAGCAGGCGCAAGCAGGCGCAGCTTTTCCACTCTATCCTTGAGTTCTTTTGTttcgggggcggggggggggggggagttggGAGAGGGGTGGCGCAGAGAATCTGGTAAAGAAAGGGCGAGAAACAAAGTGGTTTGAGGTTTCGATTTGATGGGAGTAGAAAACGAAAAGCAATCGACGCCACGATTCCCTTTCACTGCTTCCTTCCGTGGTGGCCTCTTTCTCATCCCCAAGTCGACTGATTGCAATAAAAATGCAAGCTTTTATAGGATCTACGATCCAACGTGAATCCACGGCCTTCTATTTTGACTTCTTCCTCTAATCCAAATAACATTTCTTtgagaagaaaacaaaatctaaCTGGTGTTGTCTGTGTCGATGGGTTTAATTGACGACAATCGGAGGAAGGCATGAAATTACGACTGAGCCCCACGCGAGTTCGGCAATGGAGAAAATAGTGGAGGGTGGGATGGTGATTGTGATGCTTCGCCGGAGTATGTTAATAGTTGAAGGGAGCTCGTGGCAAACACGAGCTAGCTAAAGGTTAAAGGCGCCCCAAAAAGGAAGCAGTTTTGGTCTACTGGGAGGAGAAAAGGGAGACAGCAGGGAAGAGAGACCGAGACGGAGGTCGTCGGAGAAAAAGATGCTCGGCAAACATGGTGGACTGGGAGGGTTGAAGACCTGCAACGAAGGGATTGGATTCACTGAAACGTTCGCCCGTCTCGATGATCCAACGGTGGGCGAGTTGCTCTGGCGATGATGTTTTATGGTTTCGCACGATGTGGTAATATTGGTAACTCTTGTGGGTAGGTGTTGTTTGGGTGCCGCACGATTTAGAGAATtccaaattatattaagattataAAAGTTAATAATTGTATAAGCTACTGAATGAGAGGTATTTTCCACCAATAGTATTATACTTACATATGAACTCAAATATTCTTCCTAAATCCTCCCAAATAATAAGAGTTATGATCTAACGTGTCTGTTAACTTAGCTGATAAGgatattgataatttatcataatattttaagcagataaattataaattattctatGTAGTTAGATCGTTTTTCcttacacttaaaaaaaaaatatattgaaattcttatatttagatctatttaatatctcgatccttaatttaaaatatttatattgaaatctatataattataaaataaattatttaattcaaTTTACCTAATATCATTGACTTTCCCGATAGAAGATATATCGCGTGACAATACTTATTCATAATAGTTCTTGTAAAATCTATTTATCGTGTTAAACATGATCAAAATTGATGGATTTGATTTTAAAGGTTGCTTCGGACTAAATCTAAATTTTGATGAGCTCCAATgacatctttctttttcttctgttaaatattttattatcattgacTTCTATTTAATTGCTAATTAAATGCAAGTGTTTTAACAAATGTTATCCCTTGAAATTAGCTGATGTCACCAACTCAAATCATCAATCAAGAATTCTAGGAGCAGTATTTCCTTAATAGCTATAATTTtttacgagtttcaacatttattaTGTTCGAGCCcttcatatataaatattctataaatcaaaggTTAAGGATCCATGATCTCATTGAGTATCTTTAACATCTCAAATATTATCTGTATTAGATCCACAGGATGAGATTTGAAATCTCATGCGATAAATCAAACCAAACTCAAATATCAAACATCTATTTTAAAGAAGGTTTTCGGAACAAACCTGTTTTTACACTTAACCtttgttaaagaaaaaaattcaatCCGCTTTACATTTTCTAActaaaacacatattagatatcagatcatatttatttatttattccatATTTTTCGGTGGCCATCAATATACTATGCATAGGAGTTCAGATTAACTAAGCTTTCATGGTAATCATACATTACTAATCCATCCAAAACTCGTTCCATCCTTTCTTTTGAGGTGGGCTTGGGCTCTGCAACAAAagcaactagctaatattttttggattttactCGTCAATTGTTAAAGTTTTGGGAATTcaatcataattttcttctacATTTTAGCTTTAAGATTCTTTTATCTATATATATCGTTCATTGATAAATTTGACTTAGTTTCTAAATTATTTGTTATATGTCCATTTAGTTCAGTtaatgttcatatatatatatatatatatatatatatatatatatatatatatatatatatataacacatttACTTGAAGAAATAGGTAAATAACAGTGCTAGGTTGCCACCTCTGCACAGCAACGTAACAGTTGACGTGAAAGCGTAGCGTCTCTTGATCTTGACTACTCGGTCAACGGGCAATCTTGTCTTTTAAGCTTCGTCATGCGACCACGTGCCGCCCCGTTGGCTTCTCCCGTGACGCTGCGCTCAGTTTAAGAAAGGCGTTTTAAACCTATTTCCCCGAAATGCCCTCACGAGGGCAAACTAGTGATTACGATTTGACCGCTGCCGCGAGTCCACTCCGCCCGTCCACCCCGTTCCTCGTCCCCGACTTCTCTAATTGGTCAACCGTTGACACAGTAACATCTTTATTTGCCTGTTCAAAGCGAGCAGTGAGTCTTCCGTCCTCCTCGAGCTCTCCCTGGATCGATCTCGATGGCGGGCCTTCCTACGGGCTACCCTTACCCCTACGGCCGAAAGCCTCCCTACAGCACAGCCTCATCCTACTCGCCGTCGGCGACTTACGCCCTTGCCGGCTTGAAAGCCTCTCAAGGAGGGGAAGGCGTACGGCGGGAATGCTGGACAGCCGGCTGCTACGCCCCTCCGCCTCCACCGGGCGGGTACGTGAGCCCGTTCGCGGCGCTACTGCCGTGCTTGTTTTGCTCCCGCAACGGACCCGAGCCTGGTGGCGTGCGTCCAGGCGGCGGACCGCGACGGCATCGGATTCATCGACGACAAGGAGCTGCAGCAGACGCTGTCGTCCTAACCAGTCCTTCAGCTTGAGGACCGTCCACCTCCTCCAACCTCCGCAAGATCGGTGAGTTCTCAGTGCTTCTTCGTCCACCTAAACATGCTGCGTCAAGCACAGAGTTTGCACTCATGTTCTTGTCCGAATGCCATGTTGCAGGGCCGAAGAAGTTCAGCTCAGTGTTCTACAGCCTTCAAAACTAGAGGGTACAGTACATACTTCGCTCATCTCCACCCTAATTCTTATTAATAATCTATATGCATACATCATGATTTCAGGCTATCTTTGAGAGATTTGATCGTGATAGGAATGAAAAGATCGATTCCTCAGAGCTTCGTGAAGCTCTACCGGGCCTTGGATTCTGTGTTTCTCCGCTGGTCTTGGAATTGCTCGTGTCCAAGTCCGATAAATCCGGAGGCAAAACCAGAGCCATCGAATACGATAACTTCATCGAGTAAGACTTCATCAAGCTCAGAACGACACATATGGTATATTTCTCTGAGATTTGTTTTCTGAATCTGATGTAGGTGCTGCCTCACAGTCAAGGTAATGAACCCCATCATTTCTTTAAAAGGAAACAAGAAGAAGCATTCTCTTTACGTTGTATTGTCTTCTGTGATCCCAAACTGAGTTGCTCACAACGCAGGGGATGACAGAGAAGTTTAAGGAGAAGGATACCATGTCGCCGGGATCAGCATGTTTCACCTACGAGTCCTTGCCGTTCTGCCCTTCCTCATTGCATAAGCCCAGCGACAGGTCGCCTCATGAAATAATATGGATGGCCACCTCACGGCCATGCTCTTGTAGTTCTGCAAATGGTGTGCATCTTGTCTTCGTTGCAGTTTGAGCTGTTGTCAtggaatcatttcatagcaatgaTATTGGATTGTTGTGCTTATTATTAGCATGCAGGGTCTGGTGACTGCAGTTGGCTTGTGCTGATTGCCATGTGACTTGTAGTGATGTGTAAATCGCAATGTTGATGAGGTCACAAAGCAAATGCATGTGCCCTGAAGTCGATCATACTGGTAGTTCAACTGGTCTTGTCATTTCGTCGAACATTTGAAGAGCATAAGCGAAAGTAAACAGAAAACAAGATTTGACTGAACCTCTTTGCCCAATCTTGGCTCGTTGACGGCCCTTAGAACGATCCAAATGCACACGCGAGGGGCCACATGGATCCAACCCAAATTTGTGGACCACATTGACCCAATCGAGCAAAGCTGGTCTGGCCGAACCAGATCATCTGTGACCGAGTTGGTTTCTTTCGGCGTTATTTCTATCCGCAAGTCTGACCTAAATGCACCCCCACGGGGCCACATTGATCCAACCCGATACTGTGAACCACGTCGACCCATTCAACTAAAGCTGGTCTAGCCGAACCAGATCATCTGTAACGGAATTCGTTACTTTCGGAGTAGGGGATCGATCAGTCTTGCCCCACCTATATGACAACATACCTCGCGGTCTTCGCCGTCTCGTCTCCGGTGGCCGCTCGAAGGAGCAAACCCTAGGGAACGAACCCTTGGCCATGGCGGACTACGACCTCACATCCCGTATCGCGCCCCACCTCGACCGCCACCTTGTCTTCCCTCTTCTCGAGTTCCTGCAGGAGAGGGAACTCTACGCCGACGACGAGATCCTCAAGGCCAAGATCCAGCTCCTCTCCTGGACCAACATGGTCGACTACGGGCCTTAAATCCTGGACTAAGGTGGCGTTCTGAAGGAACGAGATGAGTGGGGCCGCCGACTCCTCCAAGGATTTCAACCTGGCGACGAGTCGAGTGGCATTCTGAAGGAACGAGATGGCGACGAAGGAACTAAGGTGGCGTTCTGAAGGAACGAGATGAGTGGGGCCGCCTTCTCGAGTTCCTCCACCCTCCTATCCACCATCTCTGCGAGAACACAAATAGGTTGTGGAGAATATAAAGAAGAGGAATCTAAGATATAAGGAAGGAGGGACGGAAGTAGACCTTGGGGCACGTCTTCTGTTAGTAGAGCACCTTGTGTACTACATCCAGATGCTCCATGACCGCTTTCAGGTGTGTTCTTTGGTTTTCATTAGTACGTCGATCAGTGACTTTGTTGCATGCGAATTTGCAGTTCATTGTTCTCTTTTTCTGTGTAAAACAATGTGATGTTGCTTATCGAGCAGATTGGGGCATTGAGGCTTTTTATCAGTACGCAAAGTTCCAGTTTGAGTGTGGTAACTATTCTGGTGCTGCAGATTACTTGTATCAGTATCGTGCCCTGTGCACTAACAGCGAGAGAAGCCTGAGTGCACTGTGGGGAAAGCTTGCTGGAGAGATTTTAATGCAGAATTGGGATATAGCACTTGAGTAGCTCAACCGGCTTAAAGAGATAATTGATTCAAAGGTGCTTTATTTCATAAAATGCATCAAGCTTAACCTTACCTTAATAGCGTTGCTAATGTATCATATTCTTTTTGTTTGTCATGCGAGCAGAACTTTGGTTCTCCTTTGAATCAGCTGCAGAACAGAAAATGGTTGATCAATTGGAGCCTCTTTATCTTCTTTAACCATGAAAGTGGAAGAAATGGAATCATCGATCTATTTTTTTAAGACAGGTTTGCCATCTAATGGATTCAAGAACATCTGTTTTTCTGCTCTCTATGTTTCACAACagtttgtaaaaagaaaaaaaaagaaatcttgtAGCTCTTTCAATTTTACTCCTCATTGGTGGTGATCTAAGTCATTACTCAAATAATTTTCCTTTCTATAGATTAGTTGTCCCCTTATATATTGCTAAAAAATTTGTCACTGTAATTGTTTGTTGGTACTACCCAAAATAGATATATCAATATTGACTTCAAAATACTGTACCCTTGTGCATTGTGGTGTATTGCACGAATGAGTAATTGCATGGACGCCTTTCTATCATATTATCTTTTTGCCTGAATAGCCTATGTTGACTCCTCCAGagataatataattaaattttgttCTAAAAGTCACTATTTTTTGTATACATTTGACATCAAAACTCGCGTTTATTCATTTTGATCTAGGCGGtgtaagctgcagaatttgtaacATGTCTGAAATTTCATCATCAATTAAAATGGAGTAGCCAAATCCTTATCTGTAGGTATCTGGTATATAACTGGCTGATTGTTGTGGCTAGTATTGCAGAT
Coding sequences within:
- the LOC103980447 gene encoding probable auxin efflux carrier component 1d, which gives rise to MISKSSLYHVVEAMAPLYVAMGLGYASVRFRAFTPEQCAGINHFVALFAMPLLIFRMISSNDPYAMNLRFIAADTIQKAAILAALALWARLSARGSLAWVVTLFSLATLPNTIIMGVPILRGMYGSMSGTLMVQIVVLQFAFWYVLVVFLFEYMAAQRALVAKQQQAAAPAAVVLTVLDGDQQINASAVVPVTEGDRDADTNTEAAMPLPPAEAEAAMAAPSAKLILLMAAKKILKIPSIHASMLGLVWSFIAYREGIKLPTIIDDSVAIISVSATGLATFSVGTFMAQQSRFISCGYSVASLAMAMRFLVGPAVMAASSLAVGLHGDLLHVGIVQAALPLAVISFVYAKEYNVHPEIMSTGVIVGTFASFPITIIYYILLGL
- the LOC103980446 gene encoding basic leucine zipper 23-like, with the translated sequence MDDGEVDLSSHLLLPNPEMTQSFDEFLRRTTTCTHTHTCNPPGPAAAAHTHTCYHTHTQVFATGEEEGPGEEEPNKSRRRPLGNREAVRKYREKKKAHAAFLEEEVKKLRLLNQQLLRRLQGQAALEAEVVRLRDLLADLRGKIDAEVRGGFPLLKKCSPAGVHCDNNGQCVEVIDWEGSCVPVVVDCQIDPSGDDRAELGDR